A region from the Tepidibacillus fermentans genome encodes:
- the sdaAA gene encoding L-serine ammonia-lyase, iron-sulfur-dependent, subunit alpha has product MKFTSIEQLVELAETQGKKISDIMIESEMETHERSKEEIFEQMRMSLQVMNAAIEKGLKEQVRSRSGLSGGDGRKLATYIEKGQFLSGDTILEAVSKAIATSEVNASMGTIVATPTAGSVGILPGTIFATAKKLNSSEESMVYALFTAGAIGLVIANNAFISGAAGGCQAEIGSATAMAAAAIVEMAGGTPTQAANALGIALKNMLGLTCDPVAGLVEVPCVKRNAMGAANAMIAADMALAGIKSVIPPDEVIETMYRIGCAMPMPLKETALGGLATTPTAKKLEKKIFGKPLHE; this is encoded by the coding sequence ATGAAATTCACATCCATTGAACAACTTGTAGAGTTAGCGGAAACACAAGGAAAAAAAATCTCTGATATTATGATCGAATCGGAAATGGAAACCCATGAAAGGTCAAAGGAAGAGATTTTTGAGCAAATGAGAATGAGTCTACAGGTAATGAATGCGGCAATAGAAAAAGGTTTGAAGGAACAGGTGAGATCAAGAAGTGGACTTAGTGGTGGTGATGGACGTAAATTAGCCACCTACATAGAAAAGGGCCAATTTCTTTCAGGGGATACCATACTTGAAGCGGTAAGTAAGGCAATTGCAACCTCTGAAGTAAACGCTTCCATGGGGACGATAGTAGCAACGCCTACTGCCGGCTCGGTTGGGATACTCCCAGGGACGATCTTCGCTACGGCAAAAAAACTCAATTCATCAGAAGAGTCAATGGTTTATGCACTCTTTACTGCAGGAGCAATTGGACTTGTAATTGCGAATAATGCCTTCATCTCTGGAGCTGCTGGTGGATGTCAAGCAGAAATTGGTTCAGCAACGGCTATGGCTGCTGCGGCAATTGTTGAAATGGCAGGTGGTACACCAACTCAAGCAGCAAATGCATTAGGCATTGCATTAAAAAATATGTTAGGATTAACATGTGATCCTGTAGCAGGCCTTGTGGAAGTTCCATGTGTAAAGAGAAATGCAATGGGAGCTGCGAATGCAATGATCGCGGCCGATATGGCCTTAGCAGGAATCAAAAGCGTAATCCCACCAGATGAGGTGATTGAAACCATGTATCGTATCGGATGTGCAATGCCAATGCCTTTAAAAGAAACTGCTTTAGGAGGTTTAGCTACTACACCAACTGCCAAAAAATTAGAAAAAAAGATTTTTGGG